The Methylorubrum populi genome contains a region encoding:
- a CDS encoding primosomal protein N': MPVVADILIPLALDTAYSYAVPAGLDLAEGDIVQVPLGPRETIGVVWGLDERASGANLRTVTGRVETPPLSASLRKLVDWLARYTLAPKGSALAMALRLPDETARNEAPRIGVRTAGRPPARQTVARGKVMAVAADGAVRGKSALAKEAGVSLGVVDGLIDDGALETIALMPEPVALPPDPDHPRVPLSEAQAEAARALIANAAPSFPPPSAGEDGPRVIEGRERGAPLPDDAEPAPHPPAPQAPSPTQVESARLRQALADPGQARDPSGGGSRAGTILLEGVTGSGKTEVYFEAVAECVRQGRQALVLMPEIALTAQFLDRFAGRFGVRPATWHSGIGGRRRERLRAGVAAGEVSVVVGARSALFLPFRNLGLIVVDEEHETAYKQEDGVHYHARDMAVVRGKIEGCPVVLASATPSIESRVNASTGRYRHVALPGRFGGRPLPDIAAIDMRLDKPERGRFLSPPMVNAVKSTLAAGDQALLFLNRRGYAPLTLCRACGHRYQCRNCSTWLVEHRFRRALVCHQCGYAERKPEACTECGAFDHLTPCGPGVERIAEEVTELFPDQRIVVLSSDFPGGAERLRQELETVAAGECDIVIGTQLVAKGHNFPHLTLVGVLDADIGLTSGDPRAAERTFQLLQQVTGRAGRGERPGRALVQTYQPEHPVIAALLSGDADRFYEEETYAREAAGLPPFGRLAALIVSAEEREKAEAHGQALARVADPPPGVSVLGPAEAPLALVRGRWRFRLLVKTERGIDVQSYLRDWLARGPKPRGNLKVAIDVDPQSFL, from the coding sequence GGCTCGCCCGCTACACCCTGGCACCGAAGGGCTCGGCGCTGGCCATGGCCCTGCGCCTGCCCGACGAGACCGCCCGCAACGAGGCACCGCGGATCGGCGTGCGCACCGCCGGCCGGCCGCCCGCCCGGCAGACGGTCGCCCGCGGCAAGGTGATGGCGGTCGCCGCCGACGGCGCCGTACGCGGCAAGAGCGCGCTCGCCAAGGAGGCCGGCGTGTCGCTCGGCGTCGTCGACGGGCTGATCGACGACGGCGCGCTGGAAACGATCGCGCTGATGCCCGAACCCGTGGCACTGCCGCCGGACCCGGACCATCCGCGGGTGCCGTTGTCGGAGGCGCAGGCGGAGGCGGCGCGGGCGTTGATCGCCAATGCCGCCCCATCTTTCCCTCCCCCCTCTGCGGGGGAGGATGGCCCTCGCGTCATCGAGGGTCGGGAGAGGGGAGCGCCGCTTCCGGACGATGCGGAGCCCGCCCCTCACCCGCCCGCTCCGCAGGCCCCCTCCCCTACCCAAGTCGAATCTGCTCGACTCCGGCAAGCTCTTGCGGATCCCGGGCAAGCCCGGGATCCGTCGGGGGGAGGGTCGAGGGCTGGTACGATTCTCCTCGAAGGCGTCACCGGCTCGGGCAAGACCGAGGTTTATTTCGAGGCGGTCGCCGAATGCGTGCGGCAGGGCCGGCAGGCGCTGGTGCTGATGCCGGAGATCGCGCTGACCGCACAGTTCCTCGACCGCTTCGCCGGGCGCTTCGGGGTGCGGCCGGCCACCTGGCATTCCGGCATCGGCGGCAGGCGCCGCGAGCGGCTGCGGGCGGGGGTCGCCGCGGGCGAGGTTTCGGTGGTGGTCGGCGCCCGCTCGGCCCTGTTCCTTCCCTTCAGAAATCTCGGCCTGATCGTGGTCGATGAGGAGCACGAGACCGCCTACAAGCAGGAGGACGGCGTCCACTACCACGCCCGCGACATGGCGGTGGTGCGCGGCAAGATCGAGGGCTGCCCGGTGGTGCTCGCCTCGGCCACGCCCTCGATCGAGTCGCGGGTCAACGCCTCGACCGGGCGTTACCGCCACGTCGCCCTGCCCGGCCGCTTCGGCGGGCGTCCGCTGCCCGACATCGCCGCCATCGACATGCGCCTCGACAAACCGGAGCGCGGGCGCTTCCTGTCACCGCCGATGGTGAACGCGGTCAAGAGCACGCTGGCGGCGGGCGATCAGGCCCTGCTGTTCCTCAACCGCCGGGGCTACGCGCCGCTCACACTCTGCCGCGCCTGCGGCCACCGATACCAGTGCCGCAACTGCTCGACCTGGCTGGTGGAGCACCGATTCCGCCGGGCGCTGGTCTGCCACCAGTGCGGCTACGCCGAGCGCAAGCCGGAGGCCTGCACCGAGTGCGGTGCCTTCGACCATCTCACCCCCTGCGGTCCCGGCGTCGAGCGGATCGCCGAGGAGGTGACCGAGCTGTTCCCCGACCAACGCATCGTCGTGCTGTCGAGCGACTTTCCCGGCGGCGCCGAGCGGCTGCGGCAGGAACTGGAGACGGTGGCGGCGGGCGAGTGCGACATCGTCATCGGTACGCAGCTCGTGGCCAAGGGCCACAATTTCCCGCACCTGACCCTCGTCGGCGTGCTCGACGCCGATATCGGCCTGACCTCCGGCGATCCGCGGGCGGCCGAGCGCACCTTCCAGCTTCTGCAGCAGGTGACGGGCCGGGCCGGCCGCGGCGAGCGGCCGGGACGCGCCCTGGTGCAGACCTACCAGCCCGAGCATCCGGTCATCGCCGCGCTGCTCTCGGGGGATGCCGACCGCTTCTACGAAGAAGAGACCTATGCCCGCGAGGCGGCGGGGCTGCCGCCGTTCGGACGCCTCGCGGCGCTGATCGTCTCCGCCGAGGAGCGGGAGAAGGCCGAGGCGCACGGTCAGGCGCTGGCGCGGGTCGCCGATCCGCCGCCCGGCGTCAGCGTGCTCGGACCGGCGGAGGCGCCGCTCGCCCTGGTGCGCGGACGTTGGCGCTTCCGCCTGCTGGTGAAGACCGAGCGCGGCATCGACGTGCAGAGCTATCTGCGGGATTGGCTGGCCAGGGGACCGAAGCCGAGGGGGAACCTCAAGGTCGCAATCGACGTGGACCCGCAGAGCTTTTTATGA
- a CDS encoding STAS/SEC14 domain-containing protein — protein MLTYEKKPDSAIAEIVVDGKITDEEMNTVMAAMKADLDKGGRLRLLEDIRSFEGMEPAAFFKDPRFGISMMKGVSHVALVTDATWLRAVAETFGFVSPVQIKVFERARLGEARAWLEAGA, from the coding sequence TTGCTGACCTACGAGAAGAAGCCCGATTCCGCCATCGCCGAGATCGTCGTAGACGGGAAGATCACGGACGAGGAGATGAACACGGTCATGGCCGCGATGAAGGCCGACCTCGACAAGGGCGGCCGGCTCAGGCTCTTGGAAGACATCCGCAGCTTCGAGGGCATGGAGCCGGCGGCCTTCTTCAAGGACCCGCGCTTCGGCATCTCGATGATGAAGGGTGTGAGCCACGTGGCGCTCGTCACCGACGCGACCTGGCTGCGGGCGGTGGCCGAGACCTTCGGTTTCGTCTCGCCGGTGCAGATCAAGGTGTTCGAGCGCGCCCGCCTCGGCGAGGCGCGGGCCTGGCTCGAAGCCGGCGCGTGA
- a CDS encoding FUSC family protein — MRAERALRRAEEEAGAERQETAVEETRRADRDTSRIRWLRDQVTRLRKRLPLRRRFSGGLAHGVMSAVAAIVAYLPTQVLGLREGFWAAITAVAVAQTEFGATRSTARDQFTGAAIGGLIGLAAYLSLGPSLPVYAATVVLAILACWLVNVASACRLAGITATIILLVPHLGPVERMAGSRVLEVGWGVCVAIGTVWLVTRLNRWLGIKL, encoded by the coding sequence ATGCGGGCCGAGCGGGCGCTACGCCGTGCGGAGGAGGAAGCGGGCGCCGAGCGGCAGGAAACCGCCGTCGAGGAGACGCGCCGGGCCGACCGCGACACCAGCCGCATCCGCTGGCTGCGGGATCAGGTCACGCGGCTGCGCAAGCGCCTGCCGCTGCGCCGCCGCTTCTCCGGCGGCCTCGCGCACGGGGTGATGTCGGCGGTCGCGGCCATCGTCGCCTACCTGCCGACGCAGGTGCTCGGTCTGCGCGAGGGATTCTGGGCGGCGATCACCGCGGTCGCCGTCGCGCAGACCGAGTTCGGCGCGACCCGTTCCACCGCCCGCGACCAGTTCACCGGTGCCGCCATCGGCGGGCTCATCGGGCTCGCCGCCTATCTGTCCCTGGGCCCGTCCCTGCCGGTCTACGCGGCCACGGTGGTGCTCGCGATCCTGGCCTGCTGGCTCGTCAACGTCGCGAGCGCCTGCCGGCTGGCCGGGATCACCGCCACGATCATCCTGCTCGTGCCGCATCTCGGGCCGGTGGAAAGGATGGCGGGCTCGCGGGTGCTGGAGGTCGGCTGGGGGGTGTGCGTGGCGATCGGCACGGTCTGGCTCGTCACCCGCCTGAACCGGTGGCTCGGGATCAAGCTGTGA
- a CDS encoding SDR family oxidoreductase — MESFPKPPFPDQPQPMPGSTRAMDPKPDHGETSYKGSGRLEGKKAIITGADSGIGRAVALAFAREGADVLVSYLDEEEDAAETRRLIEEAGRKAVLVPGNIGDAAHCKRIVERAVEAFGRIDVLVNNAAHQATFTDPEEISDEEWEKTFRVNIHAMFYLTKAVLPHMGEGSAIINTTSVNADAPSPQLLAYATTKGAIQNYTGGLAQMLAERGIRVNCVAPGPIWTPLIPSTMPAEKVKQFGSQVPMKRPGQPRELAPIYVMLASDESSYVSGATVAVTGGKPIL; from the coding sequence ATGGAATCCTTTCCCAAGCCCCCCTTCCCCGATCAGCCGCAGCCAATGCCCGGCTCGACCCGCGCCATGGACCCGAAACCCGACCACGGCGAGACGAGCTACAAGGGTTCCGGCCGCCTGGAAGGCAAGAAGGCCATCATCACCGGCGCCGATTCCGGCATCGGCCGCGCCGTGGCTCTCGCCTTCGCCCGGGAGGGCGCGGACGTGCTGGTCTCCTACCTCGACGAGGAGGAGGACGCCGCCGAGACGCGCCGCCTGATCGAGGAGGCGGGTCGCAAGGCCGTGCTGGTGCCGGGCAACATCGGTGACGCGGCCCACTGCAAGCGGATCGTCGAGCGGGCGGTCGAGGCGTTCGGGCGGATCGACGTGCTCGTCAACAACGCGGCCCATCAGGCGACCTTCACCGATCCGGAGGAGATCTCGGACGAGGAGTGGGAGAAGACGTTCCGCGTGAACATCCACGCGATGTTCTACCTGACCAAGGCCGTGCTCCCGCACATGGGCGAGGGCTCGGCCATCATCAACACCACCTCGGTCAACGCCGACGCGCCGAGCCCGCAACTGCTCGCCTACGCCACCACCAAGGGCGCGATCCAGAACTATACCGGCGGCCTCGCGCAGATGCTGGCGGAGCGGGGCATCCGCGTGAACTGCGTCGCCCCAGGCCCGATCTGGACGCCGCTGATCCCCTCGACCATGCCGGCCGAGAAGGTGAAGCAGTTCGGCTCGCAGGTGCCGATGAAGCGGCCGGGCCAGCCCAGGGAACTCGCCCCGATCTACGTGATGCTCGCTTCCGACGAGTCGAGCTACGTCTCGGGGGCCACGGTGGCGGTGACCGGCGGCAAGCCGATCCTCTGA
- a CDS encoding AarF/UbiB family protein, with product MLKTAFVAARDRQRLSEIASVLIGFGLTKIVDRLGLHNIPLIPRRTPRVDVTRLSQPERLRRAIETLGPTFIKFGQILASRPDLLSPVWTDELEKLHSQVKPVPWVQIGPQLEADLGAPPEEVFAEFDLTPIASASIAQVYRARLHSGEEVVVKVLRPGLRKVIEADLRLMAHGARIVEAEWPEMARYQPQEQMRHLANGLNGELDLLNEARNCEMIAEIFSGRDDIVIPKIFWEWCSERVLVQEFIHGISPNDAAALRAIDADKKALAQKGCDAFLRMALIEGVFHADPHPGNLLVMPGNRIGFIDFGIVGRLSQKRRQQLLVLIGAMLKQDVDGLMATLLDWTGTSNPDLTKLEQSAQNFVQTHSAIPLNLGLVLTDFMTMARENDLAMPTDLAILFKGLVTADGVMRQLDPNFDLFAAAGPTVRASMRSQFSLRGLMRKAESLGTGLYGAASELPTLIHLMLVRLKQGRVTVEIELKGMDKLVRGIERGAARVAVGLVVAAFATQLAPRLIDLGTPAFVIIGMTVAMLGIGWLVLLGRDR from the coding sequence ATGCTCAAGACAGCCTTCGTCGCCGCGCGCGACCGTCAGCGCCTTTCGGAAATCGCTTCGGTCCTGATCGGCTTCGGGCTGACCAAGATCGTCGACCGGCTCGGGCTGCACAACATCCCGCTGATTCCCCGCCGCACGCCGCGGGTCGACGTCACGCGACTGTCGCAGCCGGAGCGGCTGCGCCGCGCCATCGAGACGCTGGGGCCGACCTTCATCAAGTTCGGCCAGATCCTGGCGAGCCGCCCGGATCTGCTCTCGCCAGTCTGGACCGACGAACTGGAGAAGCTGCACAGCCAAGTGAAGCCGGTGCCATGGGTGCAGATCGGGCCGCAACTCGAGGCCGATCTCGGTGCCCCGCCGGAGGAGGTCTTCGCCGAATTCGATCTCACCCCGATCGCTTCGGCCTCGATCGCCCAGGTGTACCGGGCGCGCCTCCATTCCGGCGAGGAGGTCGTGGTCAAGGTGCTGCGGCCGGGGCTGCGCAAGGTCATCGAGGCGGACCTGCGCCTGATGGCGCACGGCGCCCGCATCGTCGAGGCGGAATGGCCGGAAATGGCCCGCTACCAGCCTCAGGAGCAGATGCGTCATCTCGCCAACGGACTCAACGGCGAACTCGACCTGCTCAACGAAGCCCGTAACTGCGAGATGATCGCCGAGATTTTTTCGGGCCGCGACGACATCGTCATCCCGAAGATTTTCTGGGAGTGGTGCTCCGAGCGCGTGCTCGTGCAGGAGTTCATTCACGGGATCTCGCCGAACGACGCCGCCGCCCTCCGGGCGATCGATGCGGACAAGAAGGCATTGGCGCAGAAAGGGTGCGATGCCTTCCTGCGCATGGCGCTGATCGAGGGCGTGTTCCACGCCGATCCCCACCCCGGCAATCTGCTGGTGATGCCGGGCAACCGGATCGGCTTCATCGATTTCGGCATCGTCGGGCGCCTGTCGCAGAAGCGGCGCCAGCAACTGCTCGTCCTGATCGGCGCCATGCTCAAGCAGGACGTCGACGGGTTGATGGCGACGCTGCTCGACTGGACCGGTACCTCGAACCCGGACCTGACGAAGCTGGAGCAATCCGCCCAGAACTTCGTCCAGACGCACTCGGCGATCCCGCTCAACCTCGGCTTGGTGCTCACCGACTTCATGACCATGGCCCGCGAGAACGATCTCGCGATGCCGACCGATCTGGCGATCCTGTTCAAGGGGCTCGTCACCGCCGACGGCGTGATGCGCCAGCTCGACCCGAACTTCGACCTTTTCGCCGCCGCCGGCCCCACGGTGCGGGCGAGCATGCGCTCGCAGTTTTCCCTGCGCGGGCTGATGCGCAAGGCGGAGTCGCTCGGCACCGGCCTCTACGGTGCGGCCTCGGAGCTGCCGACACTGATCCACCTGATGCTGGTGCGCCTCAAGCAGGGGCGCGTCACCGTCGAGATCGAGCTCAAAGGCATGGACAAGCTCGTGCGCGGCATCGAGCGCGGCGCGGCGCGGGTCGCGGTCGGGCTCGTGGTGGCGGCCTTCGCCACGCAGCTCGCACCGCGGCTGATCGATCTCGGGACGCCGGCCTTCGTCATCATCGGGATGACGGTCGCGATGCTCGGCATCGGCTGGCTGGTCCTGCTGGGCCGCGACCGCTGA